Within the Gracilinema caldarium DSM 7334 genome, the region AGGCCGGCGGGAAACAAGTTCCGAAGCATCTCTGGATGAGGAAGTACAGATTACCGAAAAAGCCCTGGACCTGTCGGAGGAACAACAGGAAGCTCTGGAAAGGATTGTGGCTGGTAGTGCTATAATGAAATCGGGGCCCCCTATGTTTTACCTGTATGGTATTACCGGTTCGGGTAAAACCGAGGTTTTTCTTCGAACCGCTGAGGCCATGTTGCAGGCAGGGAAATCGGTCATCTACCTGGTCCCGGAAATTGCCCTCACCCACCAGGTTGAGGAAGCGGTACAGCGTCGTTTTGGTTCGGTCGCCACCACCATTCATTCGGGAATGACCGGAAGTGCCCGGCTCACCGAGTGGGGCCGGATACGCCGGGGGGAGGTCCGCATCGTGGTAGGCCCTCGCAGTGCGGTCTTTGCGCCGGTACAGGATCTGGGGCTCCTCATTATTGATGAAGAGCACGACGGGTCCTATAAGTCGGGTAACACACCCCGCTACCATGCCCGGCAGGTTGCCTTTAAGCGCTGTGCCATGCAGGGGGCCACCCTGGTCATGGGTTCTGCCACCCCCTCCGCAGAGGCCTGGCGTCTTATGGAAAATGGCACCATCCGACGGCTTTCCCTTTCAAAAAGATTATCCGGCGGAGCACCACCAAACATTAAGATTATTGATCTGGCGGGCACTGAAGGCTGTCTCAGTGAGGAACTTAAGGAAGAAATTCGCGAAACTGCCCGGATGGGCCGCCAGACGATCCTGTTTCTTAATCGACGGGGCTTTTCCTATTTTTATCACTGCCGCCAATGCGGGTACGAACTGACCTGTAGGCACTGTTCGGTATCCCTCACCTACCATAAACAACTGGGCAAAGCGGTCTGCCACTACTGCGGTTTTTCAGCACCTCCACCCCGAGTATGTCCCCAATGCGGATCCCTCGAAGCAGGTTTTGCCGGCTTTGGTACCGAGATGATTGAAGAGGAGGTCCGGAGAACCTTTCCCGATCTCCGGATCCGCCGGGCCGATGCAGATTCGACGGCAAAAAAGGGGAGTCTCCGGGAAACCCTGGAAGTGTTTCGGGCTGGTGGCATCGATATACTCCTGGGGACCCAGATGGTTGCCAAGGGGCTTAATTTTCCCGGGGTGCGCCTCGTTGGGGTAGTTCTAGCAGACACGGCCCTGAACCTGCCGGACTTTAGGTCCGCGGAACGGACCTTTGCTCTCATTGTACAGGTTGCCGGCCGGGCGGGCCGCTATTTTCCCGACGGCAAGGTACTGGTTCAAACCTTTCGGCCCCAGGATCCGGCGATTACCTACGCCTGCAATGCGGATATTGAAGGCTTTTACCGGCAGGAACTGGCCCAGCGAAAAGAACTGGGTTTTCCCCCCTATACCCGGCTGATCCGCATGACAGCCCGATCAAAACAGGAAGCCCTGGCGGAACGAACCATACGGCGGCTCGCCGCCTTGCTCAAAGAGAGACTGCCAAGTAACTGTGATGTACTAGGCCCTGCGGACTGCCCAATCAGTCTTATGGCGGGGAACTACCGGAAACAACTCATCCTGAGGGGCAGTGCCATGTCCGGCATCCATGAGGCAGTCCAGAAGGCCCTCGCCATATACGAAGCAAAAAAAACAAACGGCGTCTATGTGGAGGTCGATGTTGACCCGGTCCAGCTTTTGTAAAAAAAGCGCAGAACCAGAACGAGGTCCTGCGCTTGTGCTTATTCAGCATTTTTGTAGCATATTAGAAGAGCAACAGCTTCGCCCCAAAGGTCCAGCGTAAGGGCATGACAAACCAGGGATCAATATAATATTCATCCCCAGGCGTGCCATTAACAGAATCGCTATCATAGGTTCCCTTTATAAAGTTATCACTCGCTTTACACCAGTTCAGTTTAAAAAAGAAACCGATTGGTTTTAAGTTCATGCCCAGGCCCAGCCCAACTGTAGTATAGGCGGAGGCAAAGAGGGGATCATCATCGTCAACATAGCGGGCAACCTCTACATCCTTATTCAATTTGTCCTTATCTTGATAGTCAAAGGCAACCATACCCAAACCAGCTTCTACAAAGGGATCCAGGAACGCTGCACCACCAAAGAAATGATAAGACACATAGAGATTGACATCATAGGACCAAAAATCACCATAGGGATCTGGATTTCCAGTCACTGGGTTAATACCATCCTGAAGAGGATTGTAATTAAAAGCTAATCCAAGCCCCCAGTGGCGGCCTAGAATTTCTGCAAAACCGCCATAGTAGACTCCGTTTCCCTCCTGGAAATCCGACCATGCCCGACCAAGGCTCGGCCAATTACCATTCTCATCTTCTATATAGTATTGGACTCCGCTTATACCGAAACAAAGTTCTGCCGAGGCACTTGCTACAACTAAGGCACTAAGGGTCAGAGTTATTATAAACTTCTTCAAAGGTTCCTCCATAAACCATGATCTACTACATATTATAATAATAGCACAGAAAAACAGAAAAACAATGGAATTGGCCTTTTAAATTACCTGGGCCTTACAAACAAAATGAGCTATAATGATAGTAACTATAATGATAGTTACTCGTGGAATCTTATTTTTCTACACTCGTTGAGTATTGGTAAAGATTTCGTGTATACTAAGGATCGTAAGAGGTAATGTAATGAACAGAAAAATTCATCTCATCACAATGTTTTGTCTGCTTTTTCTTGGGGCGGCTGGTCTTTTTGCCCAGGCTACTGCGTTGCTTACTGTAGAAGCCAGTGAAGGACCTGCCCAGGTTATTCTTAATGGAAAACTTATGGGGATCGCTAATCCTAAGTATGTGGGCCGGGTAAGCCCCGGGACCTATGATCTTCTCGTTCGTAAAACAGGACTACCCGAATTCCGCCAAAAAATTACAATTCCTGCAGGCGGGCTAACTGTCCGAGCTCAACTGGGAGCTGCACAGGTTCTTCCTGCACCCCAACCGGTGAAACAGCTCTTTACCTTGTCTATCAGTGCCAATGCACCGAATGCCCAGGTTTCAGTCAATGGAGCCCCCATGGGGAATGCTCCAATCAATGTAAGTGTAGAAACGGGGATCTACAGGGTTCAGATTTCAGCTCCCGGTTATGAACCCT harbors:
- the priA gene encoding replication restart helicase PriA produces the protein MYLDLVFDIPLQQRYTYAMDDKGEAAVGKRVMAPFGRREMLGYVIGRRENLPDGVAVEAIKKIRRVVDKEPIFGTNEIDLALWMASYYLCGTGEALATMVPSGRRETSSEASLDEEVQITEKALDLSEEQQEALERIVAGSAIMKSGPPMFYLYGITGSGKTEVFLRTAEAMLQAGKSVIYLVPEIALTHQVEEAVQRRFGSVATTIHSGMTGSARLTEWGRIRRGEVRIVVGPRSAVFAPVQDLGLLIIDEEHDGSYKSGNTPRYHARQVAFKRCAMQGATLVMGSATPSAEAWRLMENGTIRRLSLSKRLSGGAPPNIKIIDLAGTEGCLSEELKEEIRETARMGRQTILFLNRRGFSYFYHCRQCGYELTCRHCSVSLTYHKQLGKAVCHYCGFSAPPPRVCPQCGSLEAGFAGFGTEMIEEEVRRTFPDLRIRRADADSTAKKGSLRETLEVFRAGGIDILLGTQMVAKGLNFPGVRLVGVVLADTALNLPDFRSAERTFALIVQVAGRAGRYFPDGKVLVQTFRPQDPAITYACNADIEGFYRQELAQRKELGFPPYTRLIRMTARSKQEALAERTIRRLAALLKERLPSNCDVLGPADCPISLMAGNYRKQLILRGSAMSGIHEAVQKALAIYEAKKTNGVYVEVDVDPVQLL